Proteins co-encoded in one Gleimia hominis genomic window:
- a CDS encoding GNAT family N-acetyltransferase — MRGLLHWFSHGSARVWGVPYNQCLLVFEDPVGRGYVKGPLGVEAIVLRPALGDDHRRLEDVRAQNRRFLSPWEASLPPKSTEQLPTLAQYQERCDREVREGTTLPMMVEVDGEVAGLVTASDMVRGALCSTSLGYWLAEKYAGQGIGTFVVAACIDLLIGELGVHRVEINIRPENGPSIGLVRRLGLRYEGVRERYMCIAGRWRDHASFAIDEQTLPEGGLVAALYGSSPSV; from the coding sequence ATGCGCGGTTTGTTGCACTGGTTTTCGCACGGTTCGGCACGCGTGTGGGGAGTGCCGTACAACCAGTGCCTGTTGGTGTTTGAGGATCCGGTTGGGCGTGGGTACGTTAAGGGTCCGCTGGGGGTTGAGGCGATAGTTTTGCGCCCTGCGCTGGGTGATGATCATCGTCGGTTGGAGGATGTGCGTGCCCAAAACCGGCGTTTCTTGTCGCCGTGGGAGGCGAGTTTGCCACCAAAATCTACTGAGCAGTTGCCCACGCTTGCGCAGTATCAGGAGCGGTGCGACCGGGAGGTGCGTGAGGGCACTACGCTGCCGATGATGGTGGAGGTAGATGGGGAAGTTGCGGGTTTGGTGACGGCGTCCGACATGGTGCGGGGCGCGTTATGTTCCACTTCGCTGGGGTATTGGTTGGCAGAGAAGTATGCGGGACAGGGGATTGGCACGTTTGTTGTGGCCGCGTGTATTGATTTGTTAATTGGTGAGCTTGGGGTGCACCGGGTAGAGATCAATATTCGCCCCGAGAACGGACCTTCAATTGGTCTTGTGCGTCGTTTGGGTTTGCGGTATGAGGGCGTGCGTGAGCGCTACATGTGCATTGCTGGCCGGTGGCGTGATCACGCTTCTTTTGCGATTGATGAGCAGACGTTGCCTGAGGGGGGTTTGGTGGCTGCGCTGTATGGTTCGAGCCCGAGCGTCTAG
- a CDS encoding molybdopterin molybdotransferase MoeA, whose translation MRTVAGFYRDCQEAVGPQPPLEVLLADAIGCVLAEDVQAPFDLPVADLAGCDGYAVRTGDLEGASADNPIELNVTAELHAGDVDPMATIKNGAVRIASGAPIPTGANAVVALEHTDLGEAKVQVTREVVEAENIRPRAQDVRAGDVVIKRGTRVSSRQIALIAGVGRNRVLVHPRPRVVIISIGDEIVEPGQPARPGSVFDANGHALATAVADAGAQTFRVAAVPDERATLRQTIEDQLVRADLIVTTGGISYGSGDTVREVLGLLGTVRFDSVAAWPGHVLGVGKVGDGTPIFCLPGDPVSAQVGFEVYVRPAVRAMQGWSQLNRPTVHARVDSGWYSPKGRREFVRVRLSGEPRGGYRATVQGTPTALLLSALANSNALAVVPEDVTDVQPGDTLACMILD comes from the coding sequence ATGCGCACCGTTGCCGGGTTTTACCGCGATTGTCAAGAAGCGGTGGGGCCGCAACCACCTTTGGAAGTGCTTTTAGCGGACGCGATCGGATGCGTCCTCGCAGAAGACGTGCAAGCCCCCTTCGATCTGCCGGTAGCGGACCTGGCGGGGTGTGACGGTTACGCGGTGCGCACCGGAGACCTCGAAGGAGCAAGCGCAGACAACCCCATCGAACTGAACGTCACCGCGGAACTGCACGCAGGTGATGTGGACCCGATGGCGACCATTAAAAACGGGGCGGTGCGCATCGCCTCAGGCGCCCCGATTCCAACGGGAGCGAACGCGGTTGTGGCCTTGGAACACACGGACCTTGGGGAAGCGAAGGTGCAGGTGACGCGCGAGGTAGTGGAAGCGGAGAATATTCGCCCCCGCGCGCAAGATGTACGGGCCGGGGACGTGGTGATCAAACGGGGCACGCGCGTGTCATCGCGGCAGATCGCACTGATCGCAGGGGTTGGGCGCAACCGGGTGCTGGTGCACCCCAGGCCGCGCGTAGTGATCATTTCTATTGGCGACGAAATCGTGGAACCGGGCCAGCCGGCGCGCCCGGGTTCTGTGTTTGACGCGAACGGACACGCGCTCGCCACAGCGGTTGCGGACGCGGGCGCGCAAACGTTCCGGGTGGCAGCGGTACCCGATGAGCGCGCTACGCTGCGGCAAACAATCGAAGACCAGTTGGTGCGTGCAGACCTGATTGTGACGACCGGGGGGATTTCGTACGGTTCCGGGGACACCGTCCGGGAGGTACTGGGGTTGCTCGGCACCGTCCGGTTCGACTCCGTGGCGGCGTGGCCCGGTCACGTGCTCGGCGTGGGGAAGGTGGGGGATGGCACCCCGATTTTCTGCTTGCCGGGCGACCCGGTTTCGGCCCAGGTGGGGTTTGAGGTGTATGTCCGCCCCGCGGTGCGGGCTATGCAGGGGTGGAGTCAGCTGAACCGCCCCACTGTGCACGCGCGAGTGGATAGTGGCTGGTATTCACCTAAAGGGCGGCGCGAGTTTGTGCGGGTCCGCCTGTCGGGCGAACCCCGCGGGGGCTATAGGGCAACGGTGCAGGGCACACCGACGGCCCTGCTGCTGTCGGCGTTGGCGAACTCGAATGCGCTCGCGGTTGTGCCGGAGGATGTGACTGATGTGCAGCCGGGCGACACGTTGGCGTGCATGATTTTGGATTGA
- a CDS encoding 5-formyltetrahydrofolate cyclo-ligase has translation MEPTKRAWRNQMRGLHAAHLGEQRDVSKMLLDCLTHCVERLRQLVIFRPLKHEATFFIALEAWHAAHVSLYEPVVWQAQGRKIAELPVGFKPVDAALEHAGTELCVTPNASAEGLGGAPRVDAVLLPALAVDRTGTRLGQGGGWYDRALLGLISRNPEVPLIGCVPSYALLPAHTLLREAHDIPLTHFVTPFEWGAVKDN, from the coding sequence ATGGAACCCACTAAACGCGCGTGGCGAAACCAGATGCGGGGGCTGCACGCAGCGCACCTAGGCGAGCAGCGCGACGTGTCGAAGATGCTGCTCGACTGCTTGACTCACTGCGTTGAGCGCCTTCGCCAGTTAGTTATTTTTCGGCCGTTAAAGCACGAGGCCACTTTTTTTATTGCCCTTGAGGCCTGGCACGCCGCCCACGTGAGCCTTTACGAACCCGTGGTTTGGCAAGCGCAAGGGCGGAAGATTGCGGAACTGCCGGTGGGTTTTAAACCCGTTGATGCCGCACTCGAACACGCGGGTACCGAGTTATGTGTTACGCCGAATGCGTCGGCCGAAGGTCTGGGCGGCGCCCCGCGAGTGGACGCCGTGTTGCTGCCCGCGCTCGCGGTTGACCGTACCGGCACCCGCCTGGGACAAGGTGGTGGCTGGTACGACCGTGCCCTGCTGGGGCTGATCAGTCGAAACCCCGAGGTACCTTTAATTGGGTGCGTGCCCTCTTACGCGCTCTTGCCCGCACACACGCTTTTACGCGAAGCCCACGACATCCCCCTCACGCACTTCGTAACCCCATTCGAGTGGGGTGCAGTAAAAGACAACTGA
- the mscL gene encoding large conductance mechanosensitive channel protein MscL, which produces MLVPRMMDALEVKLFKGFKEFISRGNAIDLAVGVVIGAAFSAIVNALVEKFINPLIGGLIGKPNFDNFLEFHIGDAVVLPGAILTALVNFLIIAFALYLFIVLPMNKWNEHAKARKDAQEDPVEETPDADIALLTEIRDLLKENAVHANQTHPRARGKHSAEPVADARTRD; this is translated from the coding sequence ATGTTAGTTCCAAGAATGATGGATGCGCTGGAGGTTAAGTTGTTTAAAGGTTTCAAAGAGTTCATTTCCCGTGGGAATGCAATCGATCTGGCGGTCGGCGTGGTTATCGGCGCAGCGTTCTCCGCGATTGTGAACGCGCTGGTGGAGAAGTTCATCAACCCCCTCATCGGTGGATTAATTGGTAAACCAAACTTCGATAACTTTTTGGAGTTCCACATCGGTGACGCGGTCGTCCTGCCGGGCGCGATTTTGACGGCGCTCGTGAACTTCCTGATTATCGCGTTTGCCCTCTACCTGTTCATTGTGCTGCCTATGAACAAGTGGAATGAACACGCGAAAGCCCGTAAAGATGCGCAAGAAGACCCTGTGGAAGAAACTCCGGATGCGGACATTGCTTTGCTAACCGAGATTCGGGACCTGCTGAAAGAAAACGCGGTCCACGCAAACCAGACGCACCCGCGGGCCCGAGGAAAACACAGCGCCGAACCGGTGGCTGACGCGCGCACCCGCGACTAG
- a CDS encoding prevent-host-death family protein, with amino-acid sequence MVSFFSSRSKPVSNPPQEVEDNPPEGAAKHADMRHHLEQWRRSLEQQSQVKRNSASYLNLTGAHPGGMAQLYSLRPTRLSSLVREKEAYENAVRIVHAQRADIAQSMRIHGGATLHMGIGSVRWNGAEDTQTSPLLLHPVLLSADEAGEPLLTLHGEIEVAPAVLRAVRAVGRNIDTEQVRALTLQEHGFTPTPALAQLRNQLGACLPGFEMREELVVGMFLSATYALEQELTTKGDQISASPLVQALAGDAHARAQIPSTLPESNPNDRDPWHELGVGDQLPETLDQVEAAAAGVNLMLETASTTGASPVVASMLAAGAKAGKRVMYVSGDQPRSTALMHELDQAGLDHAYARLTATLEADEHMTSALGKIMSGNVALADANAIESTREQLKQVRDRLSSHTYHLHKPFPQWGISAYDALQVLTDLTGARPGPRTKVRFNAQVLTKLAQGGAETAKEALIDATRQRIFTNGDSDPWFGIIISSPEQVRPVVDSVAYLSRELLPDLRVNMSAAAGQTGLLPATTVAQWEEQLDMLDGVRDCLDVFQPAIFESSVADMVIATASRNWRRENGVEMKRSLRKRLTKQAKDLLRPGRYVEDLHEELRKVQKQRDVWRRYCEAGGWPKLPTGLTQMNEHAQTVRGQLEKLSPYLGSAYGDLTQMDINELSLLLDSLNRDRAGASALPERIRTLKTLHNLGLDALVKDLRARKVPDSMVEKELDLAWWASALGVMLAAESSLGGFDPSKLTQWIEQFRALDEAQVKSLAVETSDAIQKQRGRAMARWANQDAQLREELAAGALTMPAVDQFRELELVRDLFPILITTPVLVPLVTDLDEPLDLVVIDAVEKLPVAELVPIVARAKQLVVVVAGGAQSESVEALQPLLARTQVYPRPQHVNEHVAKLLGAYSVPNAGAMVPVPRAGSALSITFVDGRGMPAPGATAVESSKEEVDAVVDLVVEHALMHPEESLAVATLSSVHADRVRAAVMDTVQTSPALATFFDQSNPEPFCVITPEDATGVRRDRVILSVGFAKTPHGRVLHNFGRISSSEGLELLARVLMAAGEKLHIVSAVHPEDFDRDRFGSDGPRMLLDLLSMAQGTQVQNTDWPTTQAAPDQLLIDLADRLYNVGVTVIPNLGVEGSFRIPLALGHPQLPGELLVAVLTDDAHYVNEPSLRRRDRFWPALLEEYGWSVRTELAMVVFIDPQKEADTILNMVMDALERRVGTDVDAAADAPGSNAESDAYSQVPEPIVVDDDDEELVEPGMETAAMRRVRMKADAQIHGGEHVWEAPNRGREQELKVARGLPLAAYSDDQLDDVARWVRSDGKRRTTAQMVEELTSAIGLTRRGAPITAVLTNVVMRTNPGGNKGDLEQGQASEPVGNAQSVESELNPQVPASESTPTAPEDARAEEAAGTSKGSSEAQTPVEPPEEPMLEFEALSDSEWLSAQSEDALDEAVDNDELQGTDPSADSAWDSDD; translated from the coding sequence GTGGTATCTTTCTTTTCGTCGCGTTCAAAACCTGTTTCGAACCCCCCTCAGGAAGTCGAGGACAATCCGCCTGAGGGCGCGGCAAAGCACGCTGACATGCGCCATCACCTAGAGCAGTGGCGACGCAGCCTAGAACAGCAGTCACAGGTAAAAAGGAACAGCGCGAGCTACTTGAACCTCACGGGCGCACACCCGGGAGGGATGGCGCAACTATACAGTCTGCGCCCCACCCGCCTGTCGTCCCTCGTGCGAGAAAAAGAAGCGTACGAAAACGCAGTCAGAATCGTGCACGCGCAACGGGCGGACATCGCCCAATCAATGCGGATTCACGGCGGCGCGACCCTACACATGGGAATCGGATCCGTGCGGTGGAACGGGGCGGAAGATACCCAAACCAGCCCCCTGCTTCTCCACCCCGTGCTGCTGAGCGCAGACGAGGCGGGAGAACCACTCCTAACTTTGCACGGGGAGATTGAAGTGGCGCCAGCCGTGCTGCGCGCGGTTCGCGCTGTGGGCCGCAACATCGACACCGAGCAAGTGAGGGCCCTAACGCTGCAAGAACACGGCTTCACCCCCACGCCAGCTCTGGCGCAGCTACGCAACCAACTCGGCGCGTGCCTACCGGGGTTTGAAATGCGCGAGGAACTCGTGGTCGGCATGTTCCTGTCCGCCACCTACGCGCTCGAACAAGAACTAACAACTAAAGGGGATCAAATCAGCGCTTCCCCACTGGTGCAAGCACTGGCGGGTGACGCGCACGCGCGGGCGCAGATCCCCAGCACCCTGCCCGAATCGAACCCGAACGACCGCGACCCGTGGCACGAACTCGGGGTGGGTGACCAGCTGCCAGAAACCCTAGACCAAGTTGAAGCCGCTGCCGCGGGCGTGAACCTCATGCTAGAAACCGCGTCCACAACCGGAGCGAGCCCAGTCGTTGCCTCGATGCTTGCTGCGGGTGCTAAGGCAGGTAAACGCGTGATGTACGTAAGTGGTGACCAACCGCGTTCCACTGCGCTTATGCACGAACTAGACCAAGCGGGGCTCGACCACGCGTATGCTCGCTTGACCGCCACCTTAGAAGCAGACGAACACATGACCTCCGCGCTGGGAAAAATCATGTCCGGCAACGTGGCGCTCGCGGATGCGAACGCGATCGAATCCACCCGTGAGCAGCTTAAACAGGTGCGGGACCGGCTTTCCTCACACACCTACCACCTGCATAAACCATTCCCCCAGTGGGGAATCAGTGCCTACGACGCCCTGCAGGTGCTGACCGACCTTACGGGCGCCCGCCCCGGGCCACGCACAAAAGTACGATTTAACGCCCAGGTGCTAACTAAACTCGCCCAAGGGGGCGCGGAAACCGCTAAAGAAGCGTTGATTGACGCCACGCGCCAACGTATCTTCACCAACGGTGATTCAGACCCGTGGTTTGGGATCATCATCTCTTCGCCAGAACAGGTGAGGCCCGTAGTCGATAGCGTGGCGTACCTGTCGCGCGAACTCCTGCCGGACCTGCGGGTCAACATGTCCGCAGCCGCGGGGCAAACCGGTCTGCTGCCCGCCACCACGGTTGCGCAGTGGGAAGAGCAACTGGACATGCTAGATGGGGTCCGCGATTGCCTCGACGTGTTCCAACCCGCGATCTTCGAATCCTCAGTTGCAGACATGGTGATCGCAACGGCCTCAAGAAACTGGCGGCGCGAAAACGGGGTAGAGATGAAACGCTCACTGCGTAAACGCCTCACCAAACAAGCCAAAGACTTGCTGCGCCCCGGCCGCTACGTTGAAGACCTGCACGAAGAACTACGCAAAGTGCAAAAACAGCGCGACGTGTGGCGCCGATACTGCGAAGCTGGGGGATGGCCAAAACTGCCCACCGGCCTAACCCAAATGAATGAACACGCGCAAACGGTGCGGGGGCAACTGGAGAAACTCAGCCCTTACCTCGGCAGCGCGTACGGTGACCTAACGCAGATGGACATAAACGAACTCTCCCTGCTGCTCGACAGTCTGAACCGCGATCGCGCGGGAGCGAGCGCACTGCCGGAGAGGATCCGCACCCTCAAGACCTTGCACAACTTGGGGTTGGACGCGCTCGTGAAAGACCTGAGGGCCCGCAAAGTACCCGACTCGATGGTGGAAAAAGAACTGGACTTGGCTTGGTGGGCGTCTGCGCTCGGGGTGATGCTCGCCGCGGAATCTTCGCTCGGCGGGTTCGACCCGTCCAAACTAACGCAGTGGATTGAGCAGTTCCGAGCATTGGATGAAGCGCAGGTGAAGTCGCTCGCGGTAGAGACCTCCGACGCGATCCAAAAGCAGCGGGGCCGGGCGATGGCACGCTGGGCGAACCAGGACGCGCAGTTGCGTGAGGAGCTGGCAGCGGGGGCGCTGACTATGCCGGCGGTGGACCAGTTCCGCGAGCTAGAACTGGTGCGCGACCTGTTCCCAATTTTGATTACCACACCGGTGCTGGTGCCGCTCGTAACTGATTTGGACGAGCCGTTGGACCTGGTGGTGATCGACGCGGTAGAGAAACTTCCGGTAGCGGAACTGGTGCCGATTGTGGCGCGGGCTAAACAGCTGGTGGTTGTGGTGGCCGGCGGGGCGCAGTCTGAATCCGTTGAAGCGCTGCAACCACTGTTAGCGCGCACGCAAGTGTATCCGCGTCCGCAGCACGTGAACGAGCACGTGGCGAAACTACTGGGGGCCTACAGCGTGCCTAACGCGGGGGCAATGGTGCCGGTGCCACGCGCCGGGTCGGCCCTGTCGATCACGTTCGTGGATGGGCGGGGAATGCCGGCACCTGGCGCGACCGCCGTGGAGTCTTCGAAAGAAGAAGTGGATGCAGTGGTTGACCTGGTGGTGGAGCACGCGTTAATGCATCCAGAGGAGTCTTTGGCCGTCGCCACACTTTCTAGTGTGCATGCCGACCGGGTGCGCGCGGCGGTTATGGACACCGTACAGACTTCCCCGGCGTTAGCGACCTTCTTTGACCAGTCGAATCCGGAACCATTTTGCGTGATCACCCCGGAAGACGCCACGGGAGTGCGGCGCGACCGCGTGATTTTGTCGGTTGGGTTCGCCAAAACCCCTCACGGGCGCGTACTACACAATTTTGGGCGGATTTCTTCTTCTGAGGGACTGGAGTTGCTCGCCCGCGTTCTGATGGCCGCGGGGGAGAAACTGCACATCGTGTCCGCGGTACATCCGGAGGACTTTGACCGCGACCGGTTCGGCAGTGACGGACCGCGCATGCTGCTGGACCTGTTAAGTATGGCGCAGGGCACTCAGGTGCAGAACACGGATTGGCCAACCACGCAGGCGGCGCCCGATCAGTTGCTGATTGATCTGGCTGACCGGTTGTACAACGTGGGGGTCACGGTGATTCCAAACTTGGGTGTGGAAGGGAGCTTCCGGATTCCGCTTGCGCTTGGCCACCCGCAGTTACCAGGGGAGTTACTGGTGGCGGTACTGACCGACGACGCGCATTATGTGAACGAGCCTTCGCTGCGTCGCCGCGACCGGTTCTGGCCTGCACTGCTTGAGGAGTACGGGTGGTCTGTGCGCACCGAGTTAGCGATGGTGGTGTTCATTGACCCTCAAAAAGAGGCGGACACGATTTTGAACATGGTGATGGACGCGCTGGAACGCCGCGTGGGCACGGATGTGGATGCGGCGGCGGACGCGCCGGGTTCGAACGCCGAGTCAGACGCGTATTCGCAGGTGCCAGAACCCATTGTGGTTGATGATGACGATGAGGAACTGGTGGAACCGGGCATGGAAACGGCGGCCATGCGGCGGGTGCGCATGAAGGCGGATGCGCAGATCCACGGTGGGGAACACGTGTGGGAAGCACCGAATCGGGGTCGGGAGCAAGAACTGAAAGTGGCGCGCGGATTACCGTTAGCGGCCTACAGCGACGACCAGTTAGATGACGTGGCCCGTTGGGTGCGTTCCGATGGTAAGCGGCGCACAACCGCGCAAATGGTGGAGGAACTCACCTCCGCAATTGGGCTTACGCGGCGGGGCGCGCCAATCACTGCGGTGCTCACGAACGTGGTTATGCGCACGAACCCCGGTGGTAATAAAGGTGATTTGGAACAGGGGCAGGCGAGTGAGCCAGTGGGTAACGCACAGTCAGTTGAATCTGAACTGAACCCGCAGGTGCCGGCTTCCGAGTCGACCCCGACGGCGCCCGAAGACGCGCGGGCTGAGGAAGCAGCCGGAACTTCGAAAGGTTCTTCTGAAGCGCAAACACCTGTGGAGCCGCCGGAGGAACCCATGTTGGAGTTTGAGGCGCTTTCGGATTCAGAGTGGCTTAGCGCGCAGTCAGAAGACGCGTTGGATGAGGCCGTGGATAACGACGAGCTGCAGGGAACGGACCCGAGCGCAGATTCTGCGTGGGATTCAGATGACTAA
- the nrfH gene encoding cytochrome c nitrite reductase small subunit: MGEPNRFKRLLTPSFIVQFLAVFVIGSLIGVGLFTFVYAKGYSYLTNDPNACNNCHAMNHEYDGWIAGSHANVATCGDCHTPHDNLVHKYYVKAENGFWHALKFTTGWYPEHIQAREVSRRITNDACLHCHADLTDEMHLTAGKEQIQCTHCHAEVGHKR, translated from the coding sequence ATGGGTGAGCCCAATCGCTTCAAGCGTTTACTAACGCCTTCATTCATCGTGCAATTTCTAGCTGTATTTGTGATCGGCTCCCTCATCGGCGTTGGTCTGTTCACGTTTGTTTACGCCAAAGGCTACTCGTATTTAACTAACGACCCCAACGCGTGCAACAACTGTCACGCTATGAATCACGAATACGACGGGTGGATTGCTGGTAGTCACGCGAACGTCGCCACATGCGGTGATTGCCACACGCCTCACGACAATCTAGTTCACAAATACTATGTGAAAGCCGAAAACGGGTTCTGGCACGCACTGAAGTTCACCACGGGCTGGTACCCCGAGCACATTCAGGCGCGGGAAGTTAGCCGGCGCATAACTAACGACGCGTGCCTGCACTGCCACGCAGACCTAACGGACGAAATGCATCTGACGGCCGGGAAAGAACAAATCCAATGCACCCACTGCCACGCCGAAGTGGGCCATAAGAGATGA
- a CDS encoding ammonia-forming cytochrome c nitrite reductase subunit c552 → MSNTNKLPHRRILVLSVAIVVTALITMSITALLINILERKNEGSDKFTKVVELTEDTVDPAVWGQNFPIQYEQTLKTKEMTPTVYGGSTKVAHKPTDKDPRTFVSSSRVEEDPRLKVMWDGYPFAVDYRHARGHEYMLEDQRLTRRVTEFEQPGACLNCHASTPTIMRKLGDGDVNKGFAKMNKMPYNEVTKLAEHPVSCLDCHDPKTMNLRVTRPAFINGIKALKAGEGVKDYDPNRDATRQEMRSFVCGQCHVEYYFKGKEEKTLTFPWNNGLNIDDIWQYYKENPHVDFVHAGTGAKILKAQHPEFDIWSNSIHADNGVSCSDCHMPYERNGAKKTSNHQLQSPLLNINASCMTCHKSTEEEMKNRVVNIQDRFIHSRDQAFDSLTQFVHKLEAAIKDGTATQEQIEQAREYQNKASFYLDYVYSENSYGFHAPAYIHRIIQDSLDASRKGMLVLDGAKPDQLGPSDITNNNTKEIKQRGH, encoded by the coding sequence ATGAGCAACACCAACAAGCTACCGCACCGACGGATACTTGTATTATCCGTGGCGATTGTAGTGACCGCACTCATAACTATGAGCATCACCGCGCTCCTCATCAATATTTTGGAGCGCAAGAACGAAGGTTCAGACAAGTTCACTAAAGTGGTGGAGTTAACGGAAGACACCGTGGACCCCGCCGTGTGGGGCCAGAACTTCCCCATCCAGTACGAACAGACTCTGAAAACCAAAGAAATGACGCCCACCGTGTACGGTGGTTCCACAAAAGTTGCGCACAAACCCACTGACAAGGACCCCCGCACGTTCGTGTCGTCCTCCCGGGTCGAAGAAGATCCACGGCTCAAAGTGATGTGGGATGGCTACCCGTTCGCAGTTGACTACCGGCACGCCCGCGGCCACGAGTACATGCTGGAAGATCAGCGTCTGACTCGCCGCGTCACGGAATTTGAACAGCCTGGTGCGTGCTTGAACTGCCACGCCTCTACCCCAACGATCATGCGCAAGCTTGGTGACGGGGACGTGAATAAGGGCTTCGCGAAAATGAACAAGATGCCCTACAACGAAGTGACGAAACTAGCTGAACACCCCGTGAGCTGCTTGGACTGCCACGATCCTAAGACCATGAACCTGCGGGTCACCCGCCCGGCGTTCATTAACGGAATCAAGGCCCTCAAGGCTGGCGAAGGGGTTAAAGACTACGATCCGAACCGGGACGCGACCCGCCAAGAGATGCGCTCGTTCGTGTGCGGCCAGTGCCACGTGGAGTACTACTTTAAAGGGAAAGAAGAAAAGACCCTCACCTTCCCGTGGAATAACGGTTTGAACATTGACGACATCTGGCAATACTACAAGGAGAACCCACACGTAGACTTCGTTCACGCTGGGACGGGCGCGAAGATCCTCAAGGCCCAACACCCCGAGTTCGACATTTGGTCCAACTCAATCCACGCGGACAATGGGGTAAGCTGTTCGGACTGCCACATGCCGTACGAACGCAATGGGGCGAAGAAGACTTCTAACCACCAGTTGCAAAGCCCGCTGCTGAACATCAATGCTTCTTGCATGACTTGCCACAAGTCGACAGAAGAAGAGATGAAGAACCGCGTGGTGAACATTCAAGACCGGTTCATCCACTCGCGCGACCAGGCGTTCGACTCCCTCACCCAGTTTGTTCACAAGCTGGAGGCCGCCATCAAGGATGGCACCGCTACACAGGAGCAGATTGAGCAGGCCCGCGAATACCAGAACAAAGCGAGCTTCTACCTCGACTACGTGTACTCAGAAAACTCCTACGGGTTCCACGCCCCCGCCTACATCCACCGGATCATTCAAGATTCCCTGGATGCGTCCCGCAAGGGCATGCTGGTGCTAGACGGTGCGAAACCAGACCAGTTGGGCCCGTCCGACATTACGAACAACAACACGAAAGAAATCAAACAGCGTGGGCACTAA